In Candidatus Woesearchaeota archaeon, a genomic segment contains:
- a CDS encoding 4a-hydroxytetrahydrobiopterin dehydratase yields the protein MDWKIEEKYLVKEFEFADYSEAVKFVDKILPLAEEANHHPDILIHGCKKVKIMIYTHNEDKITDKDYSLATQIDEIL from the coding sequence ATGGACTGGAAAATAGAAGAAAAATATTTAGTAAAAGAATTTGAATTTGCTGATTATTCTGAAGCAGTAAAATTTGTTGACAAAATCCTTCCCTTGGCAGAGGAAGCGAATCATCACCCCGATATTTTAATCCATGGATGCAAAAAAGTAAAAATAATGATATATACCCATAATGAGGATAAGATTACAGACAAAGACTATTCCTTGGCAACCCAGATAGATGAAATTTTGTAG
- a CDS encoding ATP-binding protein, whose protein sequence is MGFFDLFKKEKKERVFSEPKDLEVTHTKKISFEGLVANRTLVASITGYGKSYTIKKMIREIKDMIPIIIFDLEGEYSGLGIERITEGSDPETLAKKIISEKKSAVLDFSTTDDADMQEFVGLFCEAFLDLETSRKISYLLVFDEADEYVPEKGFNKSKCLNAIIKLVKKGRKRGIGMMFATQRLTYLSKNVISQCVNIIIGRTEWKSDVDVLRKYLGVEQKEADELKKLKPGEFFLRGPIVDEKGFVKFRR, encoded by the coding sequence ATGGGATTTTTCGACCTTTTCAAGAAGGAGAAGAAAGAGAGGGTTTTTTCGGAACCAAAAGACCTTGAAGTGACGCACACAAAGAAGATATCATTCGAAGGGCTTGTGGCTAACAGGACCCTTGTGGCTTCGATAACAGGATACGGCAAGAGCTATACAATCAAGAAGATGATCCGCGAGATCAAAGACATGATCCCGATCATCATCTTCGATCTCGAAGGGGAGTATTCCGGACTCGGCATCGAGAGGATAACAGAAGGAAGCGATCCTGAGACGCTGGCAAAGAAGATAATCTCTGAGAAGAAAAGCGCGGTCCTTGATTTCAGCACAACAGATGATGCAGACATGCAGGAATTTGTCGGGCTGTTCTGCGAGGCATTCCTGGATCTGGAGACTTCCAGGAAGATATCTTATCTCCTTGTCTTTGATGAAGCAGACGAATATGTGCCTGAGAAAGGGTTCAACAAGTCAAAATGCCTGAATGCTATAATAAAACTGGTTAAGAAGGGCCGAAAGCGCGGCATCGGCATGATGTTTGCGACCCAGAGACTGACATATCTTTCCAAGAATGTGATCTCACAATGCGTGAATATCATCATTGGCCGCACTGAATGGAAGAGCGATGTCGATGTGCTGCGAAAGTATCTAGGGGTGGAGCAGAAGGAGGCAGATGAGCTAAAGAAGCTCAAGCCAGGAGAGTTCTTCTTACGCGGACCTATTGTAGATGAGAAAGGGTTTGTGAAGTTCAGGAGATGA